One part of the Gossypium raimondii isolate GPD5lz chromosome 1, ASM2569854v1, whole genome shotgun sequence genome encodes these proteins:
- the LOC105782878 gene encoding uncharacterized protein LOC105782878 isoform X2, protein MSVSFKYWDECADPEDMEAMWNHPEVRTEWTGAGETEGQRVHLSRDPDGQPYLTQTEMRAVAEIVTRRQFDKKLDPEMICAIAELESNRQPLAMGCDKKTNLITIGIMQVAPKVAEWIVREEDYLLFPVEEDPDILYKPFVNVYFGAAYLRWLSNFDGKIRTEEFVVRAYSGGTKKVNHKSTLPYWKRYLQVKECYLSRKQFDGPSPIEAPTFPTSPVSPSKGFDLYWDSRVSSEDMEHMWNHLDVFKEWIKSKEIRGKVRFSCNKEKKPYLSRVELRAIAEIIVSKYFSTRGINPTVLCALADVVSMRFIDGNEASTGLMGIDYSTAFWLYKEMGYRAYRVDYIEDLTNPFVSMYFGAAYLAWLSEYEGRERSLQFIFHAYISGPKNVHLEETCPKWLKFEQILARYERTKSREGSCNII, encoded by the exons ATGAGTGTTAGTTTCAAATATTGGGATGAATGTGCCGATCCCGAGGACATGGAAGCAATGTGGAATCACCCTGAAGTGAGAACAGAGTGGACGGGTGCCGGGGAAACTGAAGGACAAAGAGTTCACCTATCAAGGGATCCTGATGGACAGCCTTATTTGACACAGACAGAGATGAGG GCTGTGGCTGAAATCGTTACACGCAGACAATTTGATAAAAAGCTAGATCCA GAGATGATTTGTGCTATTGCAGAACTAGAAAGTAACAGACAGCCTCTTGCCATGGGATGTGACAAGAAAACTAATCTGATTACAATAGGAATCATGCAAGTTGCACCTAAAGTAGCAGAGTGGATTGTCAg GGAAGAAGACTATTTATTATTCCCAGTCGAAGAGGATCCAGATATTCTATACAAGCCTTTTGTAAATGTATATTTTGGAGCAGCTTACCTTAGATGGTTATCAAACTTTGATGGCAA AATTAGAACTGAAGAGTTTGTCGTCAGAGCCTATAGTGGTGGTACAAAAAAAGTAAATCATAAATCAACTCTGCCATATTGGAAGCGTTATCTTCAAGTGAAAGAATGTTATCTATCAAG GAAACAGTTTGATGGTCCTTCGCCTATCGAAGCACCAACTTTTCCAACCTCACCAGTTTCACCGTCTAAGG GTTTTGACCTATATTGGGACTCTAGAGTTTCCTCTGAAGACATGGAACATATGTGGAATCACCTTGATGTCTTCAAGGAATGGATTAAATCTAAGGAAATAAGGGGAAAAGTGCGGTTTTCCTGTAATAAAGAGAAGAAACCTTATCTTTCTCGAGTAGAACTGAGG GCCATTGCAGAAATAATTGTTTCCAAGTACTTCAGTACAAGGGGAATAAATCCT ACAGTACTTTGTGCTCTGGCCGATGTTGTTAGCATGCGCTTTATAGATGGGAATGAAGCATCAACTGGTCTGATGGGAATTGACTACTCTACAGCTTTCTGGCTTTACAA AGAGATGGGCTATAGGGCTTATCGAGTTGATTACATAGAAGATCTCACAAATCCATTTGTGTCCATGTATTTTGGAGCGGCGTATTTAGCTTGGTTATCAGAGTATGAAGGGAG GGAAAGGAGTCTGCAATTCATCTTTCATGCTTATATTTCTGGACCAAAAAATGTACATCTCGAAGAAACGTGTCCGAAGTGGCTAAAGTTTGAGCAAATTTTGGCCCGTTATGAACGCACAAAAAG CCGTGAAGGGAGCTGCAACATCATTTAA
- the LOC105782878 gene encoding uncharacterized protein LOC105782878 isoform X1, which translates to MTSVNVWCDRVQLANATLFLFLQSSALNKQNFRNQCRWHKKELSSPARMSVSFKYWDECADPEDMEAMWNHPEVRTEWTGAGETEGQRVHLSRDPDGQPYLTQTEMRAVAEIVTRRQFDKKLDPEMICAIAELESNRQPLAMGCDKKTNLITIGIMQVAPKVAEWIVREEDYLLFPVEEDPDILYKPFVNVYFGAAYLRWLSNFDGKIRTEEFVVRAYSGGTKKVNHKSTLPYWKRYLQVKECYLSRKQFDGPSPIEAPTFPTSPVSPSKGFDLYWDSRVSSEDMEHMWNHLDVFKEWIKSKEIRGKVRFSCNKEKKPYLSRVELRAIAEIIVSKYFSTRGINPTVLCALADVVSMRFIDGNEASTGLMGIDYSTAFWLYKEMGYRAYRVDYIEDLTNPFVSMYFGAAYLAWLSEYEGRERSLQFIFHAYISGPKNVHLEETCPKWLKFEQILARYERTKSREGSCNII; encoded by the exons ATGGCATAAGAAAGAATTGAGCAGTCCTGCGAGGATGAGTGTTAGTTTCAAATATTGGGATGAATGTGCCGATCCCGAGGACATGGAAGCAATGTGGAATCACCCTGAAGTGAGAACAGAGTGGACGGGTGCCGGGGAAACTGAAGGACAAAGAGTTCACCTATCAAGGGATCCTGATGGACAGCCTTATTTGACACAGACAGAGATGAGG GCTGTGGCTGAAATCGTTACACGCAGACAATTTGATAAAAAGCTAGATCCA GAGATGATTTGTGCTATTGCAGAACTAGAAAGTAACAGACAGCCTCTTGCCATGGGATGTGACAAGAAAACTAATCTGATTACAATAGGAATCATGCAAGTTGCACCTAAAGTAGCAGAGTGGATTGTCAg GGAAGAAGACTATTTATTATTCCCAGTCGAAGAGGATCCAGATATTCTATACAAGCCTTTTGTAAATGTATATTTTGGAGCAGCTTACCTTAGATGGTTATCAAACTTTGATGGCAA AATTAGAACTGAAGAGTTTGTCGTCAGAGCCTATAGTGGTGGTACAAAAAAAGTAAATCATAAATCAACTCTGCCATATTGGAAGCGTTATCTTCAAGTGAAAGAATGTTATCTATCAAG GAAACAGTTTGATGGTCCTTCGCCTATCGAAGCACCAACTTTTCCAACCTCACCAGTTTCACCGTCTAAGG GTTTTGACCTATATTGGGACTCTAGAGTTTCCTCTGAAGACATGGAACATATGTGGAATCACCTTGATGTCTTCAAGGAATGGATTAAATCTAAGGAAATAAGGGGAAAAGTGCGGTTTTCCTGTAATAAAGAGAAGAAACCTTATCTTTCTCGAGTAGAACTGAGG GCCATTGCAGAAATAATTGTTTCCAAGTACTTCAGTACAAGGGGAATAAATCCT ACAGTACTTTGTGCTCTGGCCGATGTTGTTAGCATGCGCTTTATAGATGGGAATGAAGCATCAACTGGTCTGATGGGAATTGACTACTCTACAGCTTTCTGGCTTTACAA AGAGATGGGCTATAGGGCTTATCGAGTTGATTACATAGAAGATCTCACAAATCCATTTGTGTCCATGTATTTTGGAGCGGCGTATTTAGCTTGGTTATCAGAGTATGAAGGGAG GGAAAGGAGTCTGCAATTCATCTTTCATGCTTATATTTCTGGACCAAAAAATGTACATCTCGAAGAAACGTGTCCGAAGTGGCTAAAGTTTGAGCAAATTTTGGCCCGTTATGAACGCACAAAAAG CCGTGAAGGGAGCTGCAACATCATTTAA